A DNA window from Leptolyngbya sp. KIOST-1 contains the following coding sequences:
- a CDS encoding peptidoglycan-binding domain-containing protein produces MGEPSTHQLSGIVDADCLALVHEYCQLATRPSLSDPESQRLDQLLATAETDGRHDFWINEADHFIDHAIGLGSATRVYASVNENLKSRLRELLDLSHTGDPGDTALELLEELDESLTEGTRQVQQELAKRDYDPGPIDGVAGPQTQRALRHFQQSHKPSA; encoded by the coding sequence ATGGGTGAACCGTCAACGCATCAACTTTCCGGCATTGTCGACGCCGACTGTTTGGCGCTTGTGCATGAGTACTGCCAGCTGGCCACTCGCCCCAGCCTCAGCGATCCCGAAAGTCAGCGCCTCGACCAGCTGCTGGCCACCGCCGAAACCGATGGTCGCCACGACTTCTGGATCAACGAAGCCGATCACTTCATTGACCACGCCATTGGGCTGGGCAGCGCCACCCGGGTATACGCCTCCGTCAACGAAAACCTGAAGTCGCGCCTGCGCGAGTTGCTCGATCTGAGCCACACTGGCGACCCTGGCGACACCGCCCTGGAACTGCTCGAAGAACTCGACGAAAGCCTCACCGAAGGTACCCGCCAGGTGCAGCAAGAGTTGGCTAAGCGAGACTACGACCCCGGCCCCATCGATGGTGTCGCCGGGCCCCAGACCCAGCGCGCCCTGCGCCACTTTCAGCAGTCCCACAAGCCGAGTGCCTGA
- a CDS encoding chlorophyll a/b-binding protein, whose translation MQDLQDRTTVDQDLKQPYFYPGTHWRFGFVPSAEIWNGRLAMIGFLSAILVELFSGQGVLHFWGIM comes from the coding sequence ATGCAAGACCTTCAAGATCGTACAACCGTTGATCAAGATCTGAAACAGCCTTACTTCTATCCTGGTACTCACTGGCGTTTCGGCTTCGTTCCCAGCGCCGAGATTTGGAATGGTCGACTGGCCATGATTGGCTTCCTTTCTGCCATTTTAGTTGAACTATTTTCTGGTCAGGGCGTTCTCCATTTTTGGGGAATCATGTAG